The following proteins are encoded in a genomic region of Alphaproteobacteria bacterium:
- the hfq gene encoding RNA chaperone Hfq — translation MSNEKSHNLQDVFLNNIRKNKVPVTIFLVNGVKLQGIVTWFDNFSMLLRRDYQVQLVYKHAISTIMPGQNLTLQDQDGEDSMATYEKPIE, via the coding sequence ATGAGCAACGAAAAAAGCCACAATCTTCAAGATGTTTTTTTAAACAACATTCGTAAAAATAAAGTCCCCGTGACCATATTTCTTGTAAATGGTGTTAAATTACAAGGGATTGTCACTTGGTTTGATAATTTTTCCATGCTTCTTCGTCGTGATTATCAGGTTCAATTGGTATACAAACATGCCATTTCAACCATCATGCCAGGACAAAATCTCACCCTTCAAGATCAAGATGGTGAAGATTCAATGGCAACGTACGAAAAGCCTATTGAATAA
- the hflX gene encoding GTPase HflX, whose protein sequence is MNPTKSSTGRVIVLCPDFKSIRLSPTKKRRLPAAQLEEAKGLALAINLEVLWSEVISIQKPNAGHLFGTGTLDRIKSLIDSYDNDDKKVDIVYIDSPLTPIQQRNLEEFLKIKVIDRTGLILEIFGDRAQTHEGTLQVELAALTYQRSRLVKSWTHLERQRGGMGTVGGPGETQLELDRRMIDDRIIIIKKDLETVKRTRGLQRKSRQRVPYPVVVLVGYTNAGKSTLFNRLTGADVFEKDMLFATLDPTMRLIKLPSGQKIILSDTVGFISDLPTHLIAAFRATLEEAMEADLIMHVRDISHPNSDAQREDVIDVLRSLELPDEIIVSAFEVLNKCDLLDEEQQNALQSHDNQFAVSALTGFGIKDLLQHIDTYLLRDTKELTLDIPNENGAMIAWIYEHGFVLDREDSDVATHLHFRINEKEFNRLQQKFNVD, encoded by the coding sequence TTGAATCCTACAAAATCCTCGACAGGGCGCGTTATCGTCCTATGCCCCGATTTTAAATCAATCAGATTAAGTCCCACAAAAAAAAGACGCTTACCTGCAGCACAATTAGAGGAAGCAAAAGGCTTAGCACTTGCTATTAATCTTGAAGTTTTATGGTCCGAAGTTATTTCCATTCAAAAACCAAATGCCGGCCACCTTTTTGGCACAGGCACCCTTGATCGCATTAAATCCCTTATTGACTCTTATGATAATGATGATAAAAAAGTTGATATTGTTTATATCGATTCTCCTTTAACGCCTATTCAACAGCGTAATCTTGAAGAATTTTTAAAAATTAAAGTTATTGACCGCACAGGACTTATTTTAGAAATTTTTGGTGATCGCGCCCAAACCCATGAAGGCACCCTCCAAGTAGAGCTTGCCGCCCTCACCTATCAACGCAGCCGCTTGGTCAAATCCTGGACCCATCTAGAGCGTCAACGTGGTGGAATGGGGACCGTTGGTGGCCCCGGTGAAACGCAATTAGAACTTGATCGTCGTATGATTGACGATCGCATCATTATCATCAAAAAAGATCTTGAAACCGTCAAACGCACACGTGGACTTCAGCGCAAATCACGACAACGCGTCCCCTACCCTGTGGTTGTTTTGGTTGGTTATACCAATGCTGGAAAGTCCACACTTTTCAACCGATTAACAGGAGCTGATGTTTTTGAAAAAGACATGCTTTTTGCAACGCTTGACCCCACCATGCGTCTTATTAAATTACCCTCTGGCCAAAAAATTATTTTATCAGACACGGTTGGGTTTATTTCCGATTTACCGACTCATCTTATTGCAGCTTTTAGGGCAACGCTTGAAGAAGCCATGGAAGCTGATCTCATCATGCATGTTCGCGATATATCTCATCCAAATAGCGATGCACAACGCGAAGACGTGATAGACGTCTTACGTTCTTTAGAACTTCCAGATGAAATTATTGTTTCAGCTTTTGAAGTGCTTAATAAATGTGACTTACTTGATGAAGAACAGCAAAATGCATTACAATCCCACGACAATCAATTTGCCGTTTCAGCGCTTACAGGATTTGGCATAAAAGATTTATTGCAGCACATTGACACATATCTTTTACGAGATACGAAAGAGTTGACGCTTGATATTCCTAATGAAAACGGTGCCATGATCGCTTGGATTTACGAACATGGCTTTGTCTTGGATCGAGAAGACTCAGATGTTGCAACCCACCTACATTTTCGAATCAACGAAAAAGAATTCAATAGATTACAACAGAAATTTAATGTTGATTAA